CCTCTCctcatcattttattttagaaatccattttctaaattaatttaaattcaaaatttatttctcaaatctattttaataaaatttattaaaagttctATTTCgattaaagaaaaactaatataatatatatatatatatatatatatatatatatatatacttcattttaaaagttgattttataaaattaaattaaatttaaaatttatttttaatataatatcatgatcatgaattataaatataaaaccaatttaattttagaattttaagtattaagtaaaaaatgaaaaagtagataaaaagTCATTTAACGTATTGTCTTGAAGATTtagatagaaaaataatgttaatatttattagttggatttaagttttattaatgttgtgttttttaaatgaatttttttctcataaacctaacatttaaaatatatatttttaatgttataagaTCACCacaaattatacatatataactcctaataaaaatgcattaaattttttatgtgaaaatgaatataataaacaataaagaCATGAAATCTTAGTTTGATGACTGATCACGATAATCATTTTCTGTGCACACCTGGTCTCACTTTTAATCCGCGTGCCATGACATGTTCCTTcccattttttaatatttttgtatgttattCATTCACGGTAACTTTTCGTTTTCTCTTCATATATTTGGTCTCTCCAAAAGAGGCTCATCAGGCAActtcatttcatattcttttacattaaatatatttttggtttcttaaatattatttatttttaaaacttatgacattttttcatttgattttttttttatatttttttatcttactaAATGCATAATATGCATGCAATGATGGGTGTTAGAGTTTTGggaatcagttttttttttcgtttttttataacaatgattgaaattaatttttaaaatcaaacctggttttgcttgatttaagttaatataaatttgaattaaatcaatatttttgtgattttttagatgaaatttttagtttttatataaaattgttactatattaattaatatgacattattaacattttataataaaaaattgttaaataaagagattttttataacttttaatatatttactgttatatataattttaaaatcttctcatatttgtaaataaattatataatcttataattaaaaactataaaacaaatttactaTTATATAGTGAGACAGACATAAATATACAAGTACAAACAATCACATTGTTAAAGAAATTTCAAGAGTCACAACTATTATACATGTTAGTTGATTATTAATtaacttcaaaaatatatattatattttcatttggttcttaatttttgaattgaatTCCAAATACAACTGTTGTAAAAAAGatctaaaaagttttaagaaaagtgattttgattgattttcAGTGTTTTAGACCAGTAATATATTACGATATcaatttattgtatttgttcTATTTTGAAAGCCAATATCATTGtacaaaaaacaattattaatatcCAAACTTTGAAATGTAATGTAagttaaatagttttttttcttctaaaactaaattttaaaagaaaacagatgaagtaatagaagaagaaaaaaacattttaactaaagaaaaaaaatataacatgtaATTGAGTTGAgccaaaaaaaaagaatattttaatttttactgaGAGTATAACATTCTCAAGACCATTTAAATAGCACAtatattttacaacatttaattcaatttaattccaAATTTTGGCTATTTATCATACCATGACCATGCATGACAGAGTGAGGTCATTCTGCAGCCTTTTCtcagaaaaaataacaaaccaCAGAACAAAAAAGTGAACAAATCCACAATACCCAATTTGGCTCAACATTAGTTTTCAAAATCACCATACCAACCCATTCATACTACAATAGACTAATCATCATTTCGtaattcaaacattaaaaaaaaacatatatacaaaaaacaatttccatatattttttactttgatatgattacaatattattttagataaaaaattatttcttaggaaaaacaactaaaaatttTGTAAAGACAAGGAGAGTGATCAAAATATTAGtgaattatatataatcatCCAATGAAAATGACAAACATTGCAGAAACATTTTTTGGTAGAACACAAATAAAGTTGTGTAACACCTTTTCATCTACCTATTTTATATCAATATCGATCTATCAATATCATTACTCCATACACTACTTTATCTATTTTGAAATTCACATAAACAAGTAAATTCAAAGCCATAAAGCCCCAGCTTCTTTGAGGAGTGGAACCAGGGTTCCATTTATGTGGCTGGCCATGAGGGTTTGCACCCCACCCAAAAACTTCCCACCAATGAAGACAGCAGGAACAGGCTGCTGGGCCCCAGCAAGCTGGTGGAGGACCGACCGGATTCCGGCACCGTTGGCCTGTTCATCTAGCTCCACGACAATGGGGCCGACACCGAGGCTGAAGAGGAGGCGCTTGGCGACAGTTGACATGCAGCAGTCGGTGACGCTGAAGACGACGACGGCGTTGCATGAGACCAAGTG
This DNA window, taken from Vigna radiata var. radiata cultivar VC1973A chromosome 5, Vradiata_ver6, whole genome shotgun sequence, encodes the following:
- the LOC106760104 gene encoding glutaredoxin-C9-like, with protein sequence MQVMKSLTQVDPTPLQQPQPPSSSLSLGLNVMRPYEMVHHLVSCNAVVVFSVTDCCMSTVAKRLLFSLGVGPIVVELDEQANGAGIRSVLHQLAGAQQPVPAVFIGGKFLGGVQTLMASHINGTLVPLLKEAGALWL